The sequence GCACACCCAGCAGCAGCACGCCCCGCGGCGGGCTCACTCCCATCGCCGCGCCCTCGCCCGCCGCGGCCTTCTCCCGCAGCCGCAGCCACCGCTTCAGGCGGTCCAGCCCGCCGATCTGCGACAGGTCCGAGGGCGTCTGGATGTACTCGAGCAGGCCGCCGCCCGCGATCATCCGTCGCTTGGACGCAAGGATCCCGTCGAGATCTCCGGCGTCGAACACGCGGTCCGTCGCCACCGTTTCGACCATCACCTGCCGGGCCTGCCTCCGGCTCAGGCCGCGGAGGTTCTTGATGACCGTCGCGACCTCGGCGCGGGAGATGCTGACGCGGATCGGTCCGGATCGGTTCACGCCGCGGAGCGCCTCTTTCAGGATCTCCTCCAGCTCCGCTTCGCCGGGCATGGTGAGATCGAACCGCGTGGACTCGGCCTCCACCACCGCCGGCGCCTCTTCGCTGTGGTCGATCATCACCAGCGAGTTGTGGACGCCCAGGTCCCCCATTTCCCGCCAGCGGGCCACCAGTTCGCGCCAGGCCCGCAGGGTGCGGTCGTCCCGCAGGTGCGGGCCAAGGTCGAGCATCACCGCCAGCGTCGGAGTGTCGCGGAGACCCAGGCGATACAGGGCCGCGGCGGGGTTCTCCGAACCGGTCTCCTTCACGCGGCCCGCGACCAGCCCATCCTCCAGCCCGCGAACGCTCGACCAGAGCAGCAGTTCCCGGCCCGCATCGAGCGCCATGTCCCGCACCGCCCGCAGCGCCTCGTGCTCCTCGAAAGTCACGATCCGGATGCACCGGTGGTGGGCCCGGACCAGGGCGCCGAGCCGCGCGGCGTCTGATTCGAGGCGGTCCGGATCAGCGCGTTGGTCGGCCATGATCGCGATCTCCCTCGGCACACACGGGCGCCCGCTGCAGTCTATCGTGCGCTGCCCGATTCGGGCTGGACGCAACTTCGGCATCGTCGCGCCGTATCGCCTGCATGGGACCATCCCCGCTTCCATTCCTGCTCGCCGCCGCGGCGCTCGCCCTCGCCGGGGTGGCGGTCATCCTGTGGTGGCTGCTGCTCGCGGATCGGCGCGGACGCAGGCTGCGGCGGTGTCCCGGGTGCTGGTACGACCTTTCGGACACCCCCGGTCTGACCTGCCCCGAGTGCGGCCGCACGGCCAAATCCGAGCGGGCGACCCATCGGCGGCACCGGCGGCGCCGCTGGCTTGTTCTCGCGCTCGTGCTGCTTGCGGCGGCCCTGGCGCTCGCGCTGGTGCCGCGGGTGCGTGC comes from Phycisphaeraceae bacterium and encodes:
- a CDS encoding AAA family ATPase, translating into MADQRADPDRLESDAARLGALVRAHHRCIRIVTFEEHEALRAVRDMALDAGRELLLWSSVRGLEDGLVAGRVKETGSENPAAALYRLGLRDTPTLAVMLDLGPHLRDDRTLRAWRELVARWREMGDLGVHNSLVMIDHSEEAPAVVEAESTRFDLTMPGEAELEEILKEALRGVNRSGPIRVSISRAEVATVIKNLRGLSRRQARQVMVETVATDRVFDAGDLDGILASKRRMIAGGGLLEYIQTPSDLSQIGGLDRLKRWLRLREKAAAGEGAAMGVSPPRGVLLLGVQGSGKSLCAKAIASAWKRPLLRLDAGALYDRYVGESERRLREALKQAGAMSPMVLWIDEIEKAFASAASHSTDGGLSKRLFGSLLTWMQERTEPVFLVATANDIEALPPELLRKGRFDEIFFVDLPGDAAREQVLRIHLAKRSQDPEKLDLARLVAATAGYSGAEIEQGIIAALTEAVSEDRTLESEALVRAYAESPPLSVTMAESVAALREWAMKRCTPAQ